One window of Siniperca chuatsi isolate FFG_IHB_CAS linkage group LG19, ASM2008510v1, whole genome shotgun sequence genomic DNA carries:
- the si:dkey-12l12.1 gene encoding uncharacterized protein si:dkey-12l12.1: MGFTIWLCVLCLQASLLSHALDCSGATQGELCVSRQTADGQYDDQKQQRALPLTEGQVLFRPKRQLERRGPTHLSHSSQPGAVSVKGFPNTLIQQADRSRRHLIQAANKKKNKQKSRAGSFSLLISDKKSNPLKVTRARRQVKTEPPKRGKTGRSGAFSVLGDPQNDGENDRPKRSIQKMSAAK, translated from the exons ATGGGGTTTACTATCTGGCTGTGCGTGCTCTGCCTGCAGGCAAGCCTGCTGTCACATGCCCTCGACTGCTCAGGAGCAACACAGGGAGAACTGTGTGTCAGCAGACAGACCGCAGACGGACAG TATGATGATCAGAAGCAGCAGAGGGCGCTACCCTTAACTGAAGGACAG GTTTTGTTCAGACCTAAGAGACAGTTGGAGCGGAGGGGTCCCACCCACCTGAGCCACTCCAGCCAGCCTGGGGCCGTCTCTGTCAAAGGCTTCCCTAATACTCTCATCCAGCAG GCTGATAGGTCCAGACGACACTTGATTCAAGCTGCgaataagaaaaagaacaagCAAAAATCCCGCGCCGGCTCCTTCTCCCTCCTTATCAGTGACAAAAAATCCAACCCCCTAAAG GTGACTAGAGCGAGGAGACAGGTAAAGACCGAGCCACCCAAGAGGGGGAAGACAGGTCGTTCTGGGGCTTTCTCTGTCCTG GGAGATCCACAGAATGATGGAGAGAACGACAGACCCAAAAGAAGCATACAGAAGATGAGtgctgcaaaataa